In Labeo rohita strain BAU-BD-2019 chromosome 16, IGBB_LRoh.1.0, whole genome shotgun sequence, one DNA window encodes the following:
- the kdf1a gene encoding keratinocyte differentiation factor 1 — MPGHSTGTHHKTRPHSSSRSRADGYRQSRTYSRDSNTSQETYKDNYSEQPRSIDSQFPRKTHPHYANGRGSETLGFIPGSADSPQGTQACGSCASLGWSGCKALLCCILTCGLYGSRKPCLPSNETSTDNPLKAEPEPRKSNGLALSNPTCGVSLEPSKPRQLPSSGSFRYGDVYFAGKKVEYPVNSEAPPRRTRTAGKGDNNQRPISNTSIYSREDLDLDDLDDGGTDIDSLITKKLLELYKMHQIEQLAKCTSDVSFSRKTNEISDLINSIAQDYNLEEQEAECRLVHGVIRISTRNKSSKGYKSKDYKSHDAMQHTNGRRDGTLPDSGNETMTFTFSDGEPEVLVSELTPSDELARKMRGHSGKNYYSSSATDSSGAPLLR; from the exons ATGCCTGGCCACAGCACAGGAACACATCACAAGACGCGTCCTCATAGCTCCAGCCGTTCTAGGGCCGATGGCTACAGGCAGAGCCGCACCTACTCCAGGGACAGCAACACCAGTCAGGAGACCTACAAGGACAACTACAGCGAGCAACCTCGTAGCATAGACTCGCAGTTCCCCCGCAAAACCCATCCTCACTACGCCAATGGACGAGGCTCAGAAACCCTGGGCTTTATACCAGGGTCCGCAGACTCTCCTCAAGGGACTCAAGCCTGTGGCTCATGTGCCTCGCTAGGCTGGAGCGGCTGCAAAGCTCTGCTGTGCTGCATTCTGACTTGTGGGCTGTACGGGTCACGCAAACCCTGCTTGCCGTCCAACGAGACCTCCACTGACAACCCTTTAAAAGCCGAGCCGGAGCCGAGGAAGTCCAATGGATTGGCTCTGTCCAATCCCACGTGTGGCGTAAGCCTTGAACCGAGCAAACCGAGGCAGTTACCGAGCTCTGGCAGCTTCAGATACGGCGACGTCTATTTTGCTGGCAAGAAAGTGGAGTACCCAGTCAACTCAGAAGCGCCTCCAAGACGAACCAGGACGGCCGGGAAGGGCGACAACAACCAGCGACCCATCAGCAACACTAGCATCTACTCGAGGGAGGATTTGGATCTAGACGACCTGGATGACGGCGGCACAGACATCGACTCGCTAATCACTAAAAAGCTTCTAGAACTTTATAAAATGCACCAGATCGAGCAGCTGGCCAAATGTACATCTGATGTGTCTTTCTCTCGTAAAACCAACGAGATCAGTGATCTGATCAACAGCATTGCTCAGGACTACAACTTGGAGGAGCAGGAAGCCGAGTGTCGGCTGGTGCACGGCGTCATTCGCATCAGCACCCGCAACAAGTCCTCGAAAGGTTACAAAAGCAAAGACTATAAATCGCACGATGCAATGCAGCATACTAACGGGAGGAGAGATGGAACACTGCCGGATAGTGGGAATGAGACAATGACCTTCACTTTTAGTGATG GGGAACCCGAGGTGTTAGTGTCAGAATTGACACCATCAGATGAGCTTGCCCGAAAGATGAGAGGCCACAGCGGGAAAA ATTACTACTCGAGCTCGGCCACAGATTCATCAGGGGCTCCGCTTTTGCGTTAA